Proteins encoded by one window of Colletes latitarsis isolate SP2378_abdomen chromosome 5, iyColLati1, whole genome shotgun sequence:
- the LOC143342145 gene encoding uncharacterized protein LOC143342145, whose product METLESSRVCRLCGKQSGILINIFDKNENHVKKINAILPIMVHEMDLLPKHMCYRCSYKLEEFHKFYVDCLKTDAGLKSQLSWMRKGNPKERVGIPMVHIENIKLEPPDYGAYDVSPMVDNANYMNAMSSVTFQSNNIPYAAYTQCRCCCDKMDQSNQTVPTNYETTVSRCNRLNDVGTETDGSANESQAVKKNVLISKPFQERSNATARINENVKNLRWCRPTSSTFDHVHNTKCKSIAREKVSRGVNIRNLRPRNGFVDYVGTKKKMAAISASKSVKLRIKIENSDDFEGHILRPRNKMIDYCDRTTQRRNSEYKKNQMSQDNKYKTSKDRVQNIANNLKVSSKNESKLVEKKVRFAVKQEQHSDLEDTVFDKLSVTLPKNYKTRSIGNLADNIDALPNDLLFNVQSDRNCLLSCEEHGVDFSVANNLKSLSNAAKNNLKSGKIDLDRIATISYAPKYLRSQDFFLRNGKVKKFRTTNLSTKKLRRDLHSITGTAKTTSRSLMETIGGIVDTKKISASIKLIDNNVKHFCEECNLSFINKELFKLHTCYH is encoded by the exons ATGGAGACTCTCGAATCGAGTCGCGTGTGCCGTCTCTGCGGCAAGCAATCCGGTATCTTGATTAATATATTCGACAAGAATGAAAACCATGTGAAGAAAATCAACGCCATTCTCCCGATTATG GTGCACGAGATGGATctgttgccgaagcacatgtgcTATCGTTGCAGCTACAAGTTGGAAGAGTTTCACAAGTTCTACGTCGATTGTTTAAAGACAGACGCGGGTTTGAAGAGTCAGCTGTCCTGGATGCGGAAAGGGAATCCCAAGGAGAGGGTCGGTATACCGATGGTGCATATAGAGAATATCAAGCTGGAGCCGCCGGATTACGGCGCTTACGACGTGAGCCCTATGGTCGATAACGCGAACTACATGAATGCAATGAGCTCGGTAACTTTCCAGTCGAACAATATCCCGTATGCTGCGTACACGCAATGTAGATGCTGCTGTGATAAAATGGACCAAAGTAATCAAACCGTACCAACGAATTATGAGACTACGGTGTCGAGGTGCAATAGGCTGAACGATGTTGGAACTGAAACCGATGGCAGCGCCAACGAATCACAggctgtaaaaaaaaatgtctTAATTAGTAAACCGTTTCAGGAACGCTCGAATGCCACAGCGCGTATCAACGAAAATGTCAAGAATTTGAGATGGTGTAGGCCAACTTCTTCCACCTTCGATCACGTACACAATACCAAATGTAAATCCATCGCGAGGGAAAAAGTTTCGAGAGGGGTAAACATTCGTAATTTGAGGCCTAGAAACGGTTTTGTGGACTATGTGGGAACTAAAAAGAAAATGGCCGCCATTTCTGCATCGAAGAGCGTGAAATtacgaattaaaattgaaaactcCGACGATTTCGAGGGTCACATCCTTCGGCCCAGAAACAAAATGATCGACTATTGTGATCGAACAACGCAAAGAAGGAACTCCGAGTACAAAAAGAATCAAATGTCACAAGATAATAAATACAAAACGAGTAAGGACAGAGTTCAAAACATCGCAAATAATTTGAAAGTGTCGTCGAAGAATGAATCGAAGTTGGTAGAAAAAAAGGTTAGGTTCGCGGTAAAGCAGGAACAGCACTCTGATCTCGAGGACACGGTGTTCGACAAATTGTCCGTAACGCTGCCAAAGAATTACAAAACAAGGAGCATCGGCAATCTAGCTGATAATATCGACGCATTGCCCAATGATCTTCTCTTTAATGTACAAAGCGACAGAAATTGTTTGTTGTCCTGTGAGGAACACGGCGTTGATTTCAGTGTTGCCAACAATCTAAAATCTTTAAGTAACGCCGcgaaaaacaatttaaaatcTGGAAAAATTGACTTGGATCGGATTGCAACGATAAGTTATGCACCAAAATATTTAAGAAGTCAAGATTTTTTTCTTAGAAACGGAAAAGTCAAGAAATTCAGAACCACAAATCTATCGACCAAGAAATTACGAAGAGACCTGCACAGTATAACTGGCACAGCTAAAACGACCAGCAGAAGCCTCATGGAGACAATCGGAGGTATCGTTGATACGAAGAAGATTTCTGCATCGATAAAGTTAATCGATAACAACGTCAAGCATTTTTGTGAGGAATGTAATTTAAGCTTCATCAACAAAGAGTTATTTAAACTACACACGTGCTATCATTGA
- the LOC143342156 gene encoding pre-mRNA-splicing factor Syf2, with protein MENEGTTSTEKSFTEKQAERMKRLRDLHAKRNEARQQNHKEVVEEDKRNKLPSNWESRKRQAEWIVQDEAARKEAQDKGEDYERTKLLHIDATEAERIARKKKNRKNPDPGFSDYEQAAIRQYNRLVKNIKPNMDSYDEARSKLGPAFYGDRNTILHGLHEDKKEAVDKMVEDLEKQIAKRDKYSRRRMHNDDADIDYINERNAKFNQKLERFYGEYTRETKLNLERGTAI; from the exons ATGGAAAACGAAGGCACAACTTCGACTGAGAAGTCGTTTACGGAAAAGCAGGCGGAGAGAATGAAACGTTTGCGAGACCTTCACGCGAAAAGA AATGAAGCTAGACAACAAAATCATAAGGAGGTTGTAGAAGAGGACAAAAGGAATAAACTCCCTTCGAATTGGGAATCACGTAAACGACAAGCGGAATGGATTGTGCAAGATGAAGCTGCGAGAAAAGAAGCTCAAGACAAA GGGGAAGATTACGAAAGGACAAAATTACTTCATATAGATGCAACGGAAGCAGAACGTATAGCAAGGAAAAAGAAGAATAGAAAAAATCCAGACCCAGGTTTTTCCGATTATGAACAAGCAGCTATACGACAATACAATAGGCTAGTAAAAAATATCAAGCCAAATATGGATTCATACGACGAAGCCAGAAGCAAATTGGGCCCAGCTTTTTATGGAGACAGAAATACCATACTACATGGTCTGCATGAAGATAAAAAGGAGGCTGTAGATAAGATGGTTGAAGATTTGGAGaagca aattgcaAAGAGGGATAAGTACAGTAGGAGAAGGATGCACAATGATGATGCCGATATTGATTATATCAATGAACGTAACGCCAAGTTTAACCAGAAATTAGAGAGGTTCTATGGAGAATACACACGCGAAACGAAATTAAACTTGGAAAGGGGTACAGCTATATAA